The Nitrosopumilus cobalaminigenes genome contains a region encoding:
- the kae1 gene encoding KEOPS complex N(6)-L-threonylcarbamoyladenine synthase Kae1, producing the protein MLGLGIESTAHTFSCAIIEKNGKKGKILSDVRKIYRPEEGEGIHPREASRHHIENSSLVLSDCLKEANASIKDLDIISYAAGPGLGPCLRVGAVVARSLSSFYKIPIYPVNHAIGHIELGKLLTGATNPLVLLVSGGHTMLLAFLNKQWRVFGETLDITLGQLLDQFGRSIGYASPCGKNIEELANSSTNYVTLPYSVKGNDVSFSGLLSATKSVAMKSKEDACYSLQETAFAMISEAVERALSFTRKKELMIVGGVAANKRLSEMLKDVCKRHGCKFFVVPLKYAGDCGSQICWTGLLESQIKQGVSLKDTFVTQSWRLDSVKVDY; encoded by the coding sequence ATGTTGGGTCTTGGAATTGAAAGCACAGCTCACACGTTTTCATGTGCAATAATTGAAAAAAATGGGAAAAAAGGAAAGATATTATCTGATGTTAGGAAAATTTACCGACCTGAAGAAGGGGAAGGAATTCATCCTCGTGAAGCATCTCGCCATCATATTGAAAACAGTTCACTAGTTCTATCTGATTGTCTGAAAGAAGCAAATGCTTCAATCAAGGATTTGGATATCATATCATATGCAGCTGGTCCTGGTTTGGGTCCATGTTTACGGGTTGGAGCTGTGGTTGCAAGATCTCTGTCATCATTTTACAAAATTCCTATTTATCCTGTAAATCACGCAATTGGACATATTGAATTAGGAAAATTACTTACAGGTGCAACAAATCCCTTAGTACTTTTAGTCTCTGGAGGACATACAATGCTTTTGGCATTTCTAAATAAGCAATGGAGAGTATTTGGTGAAACATTAGATATTACACTGGGTCAATTACTTGATCAATTTGGACGATCAATTGGATATGCCTCTCCATGTGGAAAAAATATTGAAGAGTTGGCAAATTCTTCTACAAATTATGTAACTTTACCTTATTCTGTCAAGGGAAATGATGTATCTTTTTCTGGATTATTGTCAGCAACAAAATCTGTAGCAATGAAAAGTAAAGAAGATGCATGTTACTCTCTTCAAGAAACTGCTTTTGCAATGATTAGTGAAGCCGTAGAACGTGCTTTGTCATTTACTAGAAAAAAAGAATTAATGATTGTTGGAGGCGTTGCAGCTAACAAACGATTGTCTGAAATGCTTAAAGATGTATGTAAAAGACATGGTTGCAAATTTTTTGTAGTCCCATTAAAATATGCTGGAGACTGTGGTAGTCAAATATGCTGGACTGGTCTATTAGAATCTCAAATTAAACAGGGTGTTTCATTAAAAGATACATTTGTAACACAATCTTGGAGATTAGATTCTGTTAAAGTAGATTACTGA
- a CDS encoding redox-regulated ATPase YchF, with protein MQIGLLGKANVGKSTFFSAATETPVASGNFPFTTIEPNIGVAYVKADCACKHFEIKHDNDLCVNGTRFIPVKLIDVAGLVPGAHEGKGLGNQFLDDARQAEVLIHVVDIAGTTDIQGQPVPVGTHDPLEDVAFVQDEFDQWFADILKREWDKITREIDQKRAKLTDGIAKRFSGLGIKDFQVQEILQKLGFMAKNPKEWNDDDIETFVKELRKNTKPMIIAANKADLCQDLDIIKKISDNVIPCSAETELLLRKASKAGIVNYSSGDEGFSIVEGKEIPPPQQKALDLVTSVFSKIPSTGIQKILNTAVFDSLNFIVVYPVEDETKLTNKDGVILPDTKLIPQDSTAKDLASLIHADIAKGFLHAIDCKTKQRISGDQKLKNGDVIKIVSTLSRG; from the coding sequence TTGCAAATTGGTTTACTAGGCAAAGCAAATGTTGGAAAATCTACATTTTTCTCAGCTGCAACTGAAACCCCTGTAGCTTCAGGAAATTTCCCATTTACTACGATTGAACCAAACATTGGAGTTGCATATGTGAAAGCAGATTGTGCTTGCAAACATTTTGAAATTAAACATGATAATGATTTATGTGTCAATGGTACTAGATTCATTCCAGTTAAACTCATTGATGTCGCAGGATTAGTTCCTGGTGCACATGAAGGTAAGGGATTAGGAAATCAATTCCTTGATGATGCAAGACAGGCTGAAGTTTTAATTCATGTTGTTGATATTGCTGGAACTACAGACATTCAAGGACAACCTGTACCAGTTGGAACTCACGATCCATTAGAAGATGTCGCATTTGTTCAAGATGAATTCGATCAATGGTTTGCAGATATTTTGAAAAGAGAATGGGATAAAATAACTCGTGAAATAGATCAAAAGAGAGCAAAACTTACTGATGGTATTGCAAAAAGATTTTCTGGATTAGGAATTAAAGATTTTCAAGTTCAAGAAATTCTCCAAAAGTTAGGATTTATGGCTAAAAATCCTAAAGAATGGAATGATGATGATATTGAAACTTTTGTTAAAGAATTAAGAAAAAATACAAAACCTATGATAATTGCAGCAAACAAAGCTGATCTTTGTCAAGATCTTGATATTATCAAAAAAATATCAGATAATGTTATACCATGTAGTGCAGAAACTGAATTACTTTTACGTAAAGCATCAAAAGCTGGCATTGTAAACTATTCTTCTGGTGATGAAGGATTTTCAATTGTTGAAGGAAAAGAGATTCCTCCACCCCAACAAAAAGCTCTTGATTTAGTAACATCAGTTTTTTCAAAAATCCCCTCCACAGGAATTCAAAAAATTTTAAACACTGCAGTGTTTGATTCACTAAATTTCATTGTAGTATATCCTGTAGAAGACGAGACAAAGCTAACAAACAAAGATGGTGTTATTTTACCTGATACAAAATTAATTCCACAAGACTCTACTGCAAAAGATTTGGCAAGTTTAATCCATGCTGATATTGCAAAAGGCTTCTTACATGCAATTGATTGCAAAACAAAACAAAGAATTAGTGGTGATCAAAAACTAAAAAATGGCGATGTTATCAAAATCGTTTCTACTCTAAGTCGTGGCTAA
- a CDS encoding adenylate kinase family protein has product MSIVITGNPGVGKHTITDEIVKRLKLDLLDINSIAKESGLFEKNRETNDVDIEELEKILDQKISEKNVIVGHLAPYVLKKNQVKTMIVLRRSPYELIQVYSTREYSDQKIKENTGSEILGIIAHDAISKFQEKVFQINVTEKTISKVVENVMEVITKNNGNEEVDWLELVRKNNDLGKFFVD; this is encoded by the coding sequence ATGTCAATTGTAATTACAGGAAATCCAGGAGTAGGAAAACATACCATTACAGATGAAATTGTCAAGAGATTGAAATTAGATTTGTTAGACATCAATTCAATTGCAAAAGAGTCAGGATTATTTGAAAAAAATAGAGAGACAAATGACGTAGATATTGAAGAACTTGAAAAAATCCTAGATCAAAAAATTTCTGAAAAAAATGTGATTGTAGGACATTTGGCACCATATGTTTTAAAAAAGAATCAAGTGAAAACGATGATTGTGTTAAGACGAAGTCCTTACGAGTTAATTCAAGTTTACAGCACTAGAGAATATTCTGATCAGAAAATCAAGGAAAATACGGGAAGTGAAATTTTAGGAATTATCGCACATGACGCAATTAGTAAATTTCAAGAAAAAGTATTTCAAATTAATGTCACAGAGAAAACAATTTCAAAAGTAGTAGAAAATGTAATGGAGGTAATTACAAAGAATAATGGAAATGAGGAAGTTGATTGGTTAGAATTAGTACGAAAAAATAATGATTTGGGAAAATTTTTTGTTGATTGA
- the tgtA gene encoding tRNA guanosine(15) transglycosylase TgtA, translating to MFEISKTDLAGRIGTLYTNHGKIETPAYVPVIHPVKQTIPSKKIREIGFDLVITNAYITRNNYGEEAVEKGIHKIINFDGGIMTDSGGYQVLEYGDVDVLPPDMANFEKGILTDFAIPLDKPTGYGMPIKKAEEYVKHTLNVCKQTLDDSADNGQIWIGPIQGGEHFELVGKSTKSLVNMGFQMLALGSPVEFMESYEYRLLAQMIVAAKKQMPHSIPLHLFGAGHPLTIPFAIALGCDTFDSASYMLYAKQLRYITDDGTRYLSDISVFPCNCEICSKYTPDEFRELEATKKINELAIHNLYAIKLEVDKVKQAIHEGRLWEYVIKKARAHPKLFEMIEVMTENYEFLGLSTPKFKEKAIFLFSEEDQYRPEVQSFHKIVRKFKSKKKKLIITKESSTKPGYLSRQYTGLKKKLKDFESFQICQYNPILGLIPIEISDVFPAAHHETSRLDFEPKVFPTFEKTWNEFFSNNKFSEIHYDKENEFLKYFVKTLPKEIKKKSFA from the coding sequence TTGTTTGAAATATCCAAAACCGATTTAGCAGGAAGAATAGGCACACTCTACACAAATCATGGTAAAATTGAAACTCCAGCATATGTTCCAGTGATTCATCCTGTGAAACAAACTATACCATCTAAAAAAATTAGAGAAATTGGTTTTGATTTAGTTATTACTAACGCATACATTACTAGAAATAATTACGGTGAAGAAGCAGTTGAAAAAGGAATTCATAAAATAATTAATTTTGATGGAGGTATTATGACAGATTCTGGAGGATATCAAGTTCTTGAATACGGTGATGTTGACGTGTTGCCACCAGATATGGCAAATTTTGAAAAAGGTATCTTGACTGATTTTGCAATTCCACTTGATAAACCAACAGGGTATGGAATGCCAATTAAAAAAGCAGAAGAATATGTTAAACATACTCTGAATGTTTGTAAACAAACTCTAGATGATAGTGCAGACAATGGTCAAATTTGGATAGGTCCAATTCAAGGAGGGGAACATTTTGAGCTTGTTGGAAAATCTACGAAAAGTTTAGTCAATATGGGATTTCAAATGCTTGCATTAGGAAGTCCTGTGGAATTTATGGAATCCTACGAGTATAGATTATTAGCACAGATGATTGTAGCTGCAAAAAAACAGATGCCACATTCAATCCCATTACATCTATTTGGTGCAGGACATCCTCTCACCATTCCATTTGCAATAGCTTTGGGATGTGATACTTTTGATTCAGCATCTTACATGCTCTATGCTAAACAATTGAGATACATCACAGATGATGGCACACGATATTTATCAGACATTTCCGTATTTCCTTGTAATTGTGAAATATGTTCAAAATACACCCCTGATGAATTTCGTGAATTGGAGGCTACCAAAAAAATCAATGAATTGGCAATTCATAATTTGTATGCAATAAAGCTTGAAGTTGATAAAGTAAAACAAGCAATTCATGAAGGGAGATTATGGGAATACGTAATTAAAAAAGCAAGGGCCCATCCAAAACTATTTGAGATGATTGAGGTAATGACTGAAAATTATGAATTCCTTGGTTTGAGTACCCCTAAATTCAAAGAAAAAGCTATTTTCTTATTTAGTGAAGAGGATCAATATAGACCAGAAGTTCAATCTTTCCATAAGATTGTTAGAAAATTCAAATCAAAGAAAAAGAAATTAATCATAACTAAAGAATCCAGTACAAAACCAGGATATCTTTCTCGTCAATACACTGGATTGAAAAAGAAACTCAAAGATTTTGAATCATTTCAAATTTGTCAATACAATCCAATTTTAGGATTAATTCCAATAGAGATTTCAGATGTTTTTCCTGCAGCCCATCATGAAACATCAAGATTAGATTTTGAACCAAAAGTATTTCCTACATTTGAAAAAACATGGAATGAATTCTTTTCAAATAATAAATTCTCAGAGATACATTACGATAAGGAAAATGAATTTCTGAAGTATTTTGTAAAGACTTTACCAAAAGAGATCAAGAAAAAATCTTTTGCGTAA
- a CDS encoding ATP-binding protein has protein sequence MPIAILPDIDEQRCIGCALCVEICTTLGPDVLRVKPVEGWKRGKAFVFYPERCISDGACIGVCPTKSIFWMRPMNYTAGQPVPLHKNGIFIKGWAEDAAL, from the coding sequence ATGCCAATAGCAATACTTCCAGACATTGATGAACAAAGATGTATCGGATGTGCACTATGTGTAGAAATCTGTACAACTCTTGGTCCTGATGTCCTTAGGGTAAAACCTGTTGAAGGCTGGAAGAGAGGTAAAGCATTTGTTTTCTACCCAGAAAGATGTATTTCTGATGGTGCATGCATCGGTGTATGCCCAACAAAATCAATCTTTTGGATGAGACCAATGAATTACACTGCTGGACAACCAGTACCTCTTCACAAAAACGGTATCTTCATCAAAGGTTGGGCAGAAGACGCCGCTCTATAA
- a CDS encoding MBL fold metallo-hydrolase, translated as MNVKVLGAANEVGRSGFLVDCNGTKLLLDYGVMFGRRGSPPQYPLHVKPKDLDAIIITHAHLDHSGNVPSLFVSGNTDVYATPPTFDLSKLLINDMLKIEKNAHPFDLPELNNMMKNAKEIGFKQKVTKGNATFEFRESGHVIGGSTVLVESEKKRLFYTGDIKTNGSRMLREMDLDIGEIDLLITESTYAKTEQKPRIESETELIEFANEVMDRKGILFIPSFSVERSQEIACILRSANFKHKIIMDGMALKVNEIMFKHPEYLRDPKVFSEAIKSATAVREHSERKRAMGEPCVVISPAGMLVGGNAVYYLQQLSFDSKNGIALVSYQGEGTPGKKLLDTGMVSTRGKDLKVQAEVKQFQFSGHADRKELFDMIKQIKGNPKVCTVHGDAESCEMFAKEIHEQFGLETFSPAVNDEITI; from the coding sequence TTGAATGTTAAAGTTTTAGGTGCTGCAAACGAAGTAGGCAGATCGGGATTTTTAGTGGATTGTAATGGAACAAAATTACTGTTAGATTATGGCGTAATGTTTGGGCGTAGGGGTTCTCCTCCTCAATATCCACTTCATGTAAAACCAAAAGATTTGGATGCAATCATCATTACACATGCACATTTAGATCATTCTGGAAATGTTCCATCCCTTTTTGTAAGTGGGAATACTGACGTATATGCCACCCCTCCAACATTTGACCTTTCAAAATTACTGATTAATGATATGTTAAAAATTGAAAAAAATGCACATCCATTTGATCTGCCTGAATTGAATAATATGATGAAAAATGCTAAAGAAATCGGATTTAAACAAAAAGTAACCAAAGGAAATGCAACTTTCGAATTCAGAGAATCAGGACATGTGATTGGTGGAAGTACTGTATTAGTAGAATCAGAGAAAAAACGTCTTTTCTACACAGGAGACATCAAAACAAATGGCTCTCGAATGCTTAGAGAAATGGATTTAGACATTGGAGAAATTGATTTGTTAATTACCGAGAGTACATATGCAAAGACAGAGCAAAAACCAAGAATAGAATCAGAAACAGAATTAATTGAATTTGCAAATGAGGTAATGGATAGAAAAGGGATATTATTTATTCCTTCATTTTCAGTTGAACGTTCTCAAGAGATTGCTTGTATCTTAAGAAGTGCAAATTTCAAACATAAAATCATCATGGATGGTATGGCGCTCAAAGTAAATGAAATAATGTTTAAGCATCCAGAATATCTAAGAGATCCTAAAGTATTCTCTGAAGCAATCAAAAGTGCAACTGCAGTAAGAGAACATTCTGAAAGAAAACGAGCAATGGGTGAACCTTGTGTTGTAATATCTCCAGCAGGAATGTTAGTTGGAGGTAATGCAGTCTATTATTTACAACAATTATCTTTTGATAGTAAAAATGGAATTGCCCTAGTATCGTATCAAGGGGAAGGGACACCAGGTAAAAAATTACTTGATACAGGAATGGTGTCAACTAGAGGAAAAGATCTAAAGGTACAAGCAGAAGTAAAACAATTCCAGTTTTCTGGACACGCAGATAGAAAAGAATTGTTTGATATGATTAAACAAATTAAAGGAAATCCAAAGGTGTGTACTGTTCATGGTGATGCTGAATCATGCGAGATGTTTGCCAAAGAAATTCATGAACAATTTGGTTTAGAGACATTTTCACCTGCAGTAAATGATGAAATAACCATCTAA
- a CDS encoding DNA-3-methyladenine glycosylase 2: MQKNRIINVDNSINSGQVFLWRKNGKYWYGVNGQDILKITDSGTIKSYQNIKTDFFRKRDNIEEIIKSISKDAITKDAVKQYLGLRILEQDPFQCLISFIVSSNSNIQKIKSSLENISRKFGKRVKFDNQEFFLFPKPSKLAKASIDEIKSCGVGYRAKFIKEAAKIVLYKKIDFETLQKDSYQEAKEKICQIPGVGNKVADCVLLFSLNKLDAFPLDRWMIRILEKYYSKQFQLETKTITEKQYEILHEKIVKHFGPYAGYSQQFLFKMERENYQKKWL; encoded by the coding sequence ATGCAAAAGAATCGCATCATAAACGTAGATAATTCAATTAACAGTGGTCAAGTATTTCTTTGGAGAAAAAATGGCAAATATTGGTACGGGGTCAATGGTCAAGATATTTTAAAAATAACTGATTCTGGAACGATCAAATCTTATCAAAATATTAAAACAGATTTTTTTCGAAAAAGAGATAATATTGAAGAAATAATTAAATCAATTTCAAAAGATGCCATTACAAAAGATGCAGTGAAACAATATCTAGGGTTAAGAATATTAGAACAAGATCCTTTTCAGTGTTTAATTTCATTTATTGTATCATCAAATTCTAACATTCAAAAAATTAAAAGTAGTTTAGAAAATATTTCAAGAAAATTTGGAAAAAGAGTAAAATTTGATAACCAAGAGTTTTTTTTATTTCCCAAACCATCTAAACTTGCAAAAGCATCAATAGATGAAATCAAAAGTTGTGGTGTTGGATATCGTGCCAAATTCATTAAAGAAGCAGCAAAGATAGTATTGTATAAAAAAATTGATTTTGAAACTTTACAAAAAGATAGTTATCAAGAAGCAAAAGAAAAGATATGTCAAATTCCTGGCGTAGGAAACAAAGTAGCTGATTGTGTTTTGTTATTTTCATTAAACAAACTAGATGCTTTTCCTTTAGATAGATGGATGATTAGAATATTAGAAAAATATTATTCTAAACAATTTCAACTTGAAACAAAAACAATCACAGAAAAACAATATGAAATTCTTCATGAAAAAATTGTGAAACATTTTGGTCCTTATGCAGGATATTCACAACAATTTCTCTTTAAGATGGAAAGAGAAAATTACCAAAAAAAGTGGCTGTAA
- a CDS encoding cupredoxin domain-containing protein: protein MSSPTSSHAYGIGLIALIVGMSAVTVFYTSFYLPESMAKPSVADHILHPEEEFFEIKIVPGAVIEGNENYVPNDPTVLLTFTNNVRWVNDDDTAHTVTPDHRHADGYSGDFGSTGVLKPGDTYEFLFTEPQEVHYHCQPHPWMTGSISVEKSRF from the coding sequence ATGAGTTCACCTACATCAAGTCATGCATATGGTATAGGATTGATTGCACTAATTGTTGGAATGAGTGCAGTTACCGTCTTTTACACTTCATTTTATCTTCCTGAATCTATGGCAAAACCATCTGTAGCTGATCATATTTTGCATCCTGAAGAAGAATTTTTTGAAATAAAAATTGTTCCAGGTGCTGTAATTGAGGGCAATGAGAATTATGTTCCAAATGATCCAACAGTACTATTGACATTTACAAATAATGTAAGGTGGGTAAATGATGATGATACTGCTCATACTGTAACTCCTGATCATCGTCATGCAGATGGTTATTCAGGCGACTTTGGTTCTACTGGAGTCTTAAAACCTGGAGATACATACGAGTTTTTGTTTACTGAACCCCAAGAAGTACACTATCACTGTCAACCACATCCATGGATGACTGGCTCTATTTCAGTGGAAAAGAGTAGATTCTAG
- a CDS encoding cytochrome b, with protein sequence MAVSLERRTGVVAFLYWLWDGVDRTIFTAIKFSFPARFVSPFGFLGMLTFIVFIILGVSGALLMFYYQPILDRAWDSVQFINDEVPFGFHIRNIHYHGSNAMVLLAVLHMYYQYFSGRYKIRNEVLWMTGVILGTVTILEAFTGYDVIFSERAELAISIAASLTTSIPVVGPTIRDAALGSGFSDFVLRFYAQHVFLLPIVMLGLMAVHFPRFLVFDVPMVMAIGGAILITGGVFPIDMGFKFEPTVPPGVTVPEWYLTGIYAFMRTQYDKFVTGLLWPLLFIISFVLIPFIDRYKKFSWRDRPIITAFGITSLAQIMVTTYWGFYISPDISLPLVERLVIDPIFFYGVMILLVPLGFGFTYMMIKLANEAERKSKLAKSNGPQKVATINLSEKWINWLLVALLAFQVFLNIAAYNAALIGMKNISLFFIGIILLVFAAFFHVYRYAMSQQKNAPPPAPMPVVEEKPMLAESEESVEQSKLPEGEGTSNSKPETKELAPEVPTPKTQADLGVGADTNPDVNGVKK encoded by the coding sequence ATGGCCGTTTCGCTTGAAAGAAGAACTGGGGTTGTAGCATTCCTTTATTGGCTCTGGGATGGAGTAGACAGAACTATCTTTACTGCAATTAAATTTTCATTCCCTGCAAGATTTGTAAGTCCATTTGGATTCTTGGGAATGCTCACATTCATTGTATTCATAATTCTTGGAGTTTCAGGAGCATTGTTGATGTTTTACTATCAACCAATTTTGGATAGAGCTTGGGACAGTGTTCAATTCATTAATGATGAAGTCCCATTTGGTTTTCATATTAGAAATATTCACTATCATGGCTCAAATGCTATGGTTCTTTTAGCTGTACTTCACATGTATTATCAGTATTTTAGTGGAAGATACAAAATTAGGAATGAAGTTTTGTGGATGACTGGTGTCATTCTTGGTACTGTTACAATTCTTGAAGCATTTACAGGATATGATGTTATATTTAGTGAACGAGCGGAACTTGCAATTAGTATTGCAGCGTCGTTAACCACATCAATTCCAGTTGTCGGACCAACAATTCGTGATGCGGCGCTGGGTAGTGGGTTCTCCGACTTTGTATTAAGATTCTATGCACAACATGTGTTCTTGCTACCTATTGTAATGCTAGGATTAATGGCCGTGCATTTCCCAAGATTCTTGGTATTTGATGTACCAATGGTAATGGCAATTGGTGGTGCTATTTTGATCACTGGTGGTGTCTTCCCAATTGATATGGGATTCAAGTTTGAACCCACAGTACCGCCTGGTGTCACTGTCCCTGAATGGTATCTTACAGGAATCTATGCATTCATGAGGACACAATATGACAAATTTGTAACTGGGTTGCTGTGGCCGTTATTATTCATTATATCATTCGTGTTAATCCCATTCATCGACAGATACAAGAAATTCTCATGGAGGGATAGACCAATAATCACTGCATTTGGTATTACCAGTCTTGCCCAAATTATGGTTACAACATACTGGGGATTCTATATCTCACCTGATATCTCACTTCCATTAGTAGAACGTCTGGTAATTGATCCAATATTCTTCTATGGTGTGATGATATTGCTAGTTCCATTAGGATTTGGATTTACTTACATGATGATTAAGCTAGCAAATGAAGCAGAAAGAAAATCAAAACTTGCTAAAAGTAATGGTCCACAAAAGGTAGCTACCATTAATCTATCTGAAAAATGGATTAATTGGTTACTGGTTGCACTATTAGCATTCCAAGTATTCTTGAATATTGCAGCATACAATGCAGCATTGATTGGAATGAAGAATATCTCTCTATTCTTTATTGGAATCATTTTGTTAGTATTTGCAGCATTCTTCCATGTGTATAGATATGCAATGAGTCAGCAAAAGAATGCCCCTCCACCAGCACCTATGCCTGTAGTTGAAGAAAAACCAATGCTTGCAGAATCTGAAGAATCAGTAGAACAAAGTAAACTTCCTGAAGGTGAAGGAACTTCTAATAGTAAACCTGAAACAAAAGAATTAGCACCTGAAGTACCTACACCAAAAACTCAGGCTGATTTAGGAGTTGGAGCTGATACAAATCCTGATGTTAATGGAGTGAAAAAATAA
- a CDS encoding twin-arginine translocation signal domain-containing protein, translating to MSELGTKKSGGLSRRDFLKLMGAAGTGLAFAPFVPFGNFMPNPNQASLERVPVILPDGTQANINTYPINHAEVITYPATGDAALDAEAFRKWQFIRLPEELGGGKNDVSSLRAFSMICLHLWCLWKYWPDDGRKRGECPCHGSMYDPLTGTAFVGPASVQAAPSNTLPKLTLDIDSDGLVFIMPPKFNANDNGVIGYGRFA from the coding sequence ATGTCAGAACTGGGGACAAAAAAGTCTGGCGGATTATCCCGAAGAGACTTTCTAAAATTGATGGGTGCGGCAGGCACAGGATTGGCTTTTGCGCCTTTTGTTCCATTTGGTAATTTCATGCCAAACCCTAATCAGGCATCCCTTGAAAGAGTTCCAGTAATTTTACCTGATGGCACTCAAGCAAATATCAATACTTACCCAATTAATCACGCTGAAGTAATTACATATCCGGCAACTGGTGATGCAGCACTTGATGCAGAAGCATTTCGTAAGTGGCAATTCATTAGACTTCCTGAAGAACTAGGTGGAGGAAAAAATGATGTTTCTTCGTTACGAGCTTTTAGTATGATTTGTTTACATCTTTGGTGTCTTTGGAAATATTGGCCTGATGATGGAAGAAAAAGAGGTGAATGTCCATGTCATGGTAGTATGTATGACCCGCTAACTGGAACTGCATTTGTTGGTCCAGCATCAGTTCAAGCTGCACCATCAAACACATTGCCTAAATTAACTTTAGATATTGATTCAGATGGTCTTGTATTCATCATGCCACCAAAGTTTAACGCAAATGATAATGGAGTAATTGGATATGGCCGTTTCGCTTGA